One stretch of Tepidibacter hydrothermalis DNA includes these proteins:
- a CDS encoding secretion protein F: MIPILIIFASIFTLGAYLIFADLLKLPTRKVTKAVLAINRREKKKSKNFEMFINELSMKLSKFSKLTDYNRRKISATLKSANIKLSPETFIARAWVKAGLTLLFIVPAFLIFPIIFPLILFLAVAVYFKEIRCADEAVRKRREDIEFELPRFVSTLTQELKASRNVLSILETYKQNAGKSFKNELEITVADMKSGSYESALTRLEARLGSSQLSDVVRGLIGVIRGDDGVVYFQMLSHDLKQLELQRLKTIAMKRPSKIRKYSFAMLFCFLLMYLSVMFVEIVKTLGKMF; this comes from the coding sequence ATGATACCAATTCTAATTATTTTTGCTAGCATTTTTACTTTAGGAGCATATTTAATCTTTGCAGATTTATTAAAACTACCAACGAGAAAGGTAACAAAAGCTGTACTTGCAATAAATCGAAGAGAAAAGAAAAAGTCAAAGAATTTTGAGATGTTCATTAATGAATTATCGATGAAATTATCAAAATTCAGTAAACTGACAGATTATAACAGAAGAAAAATTTCAGCAACATTAAAATCAGCAAATATAAAATTATCACCTGAAACATTTATAGCAAGAGCATGGGTAAAAGCAGGGCTAACTTTATTGTTTATAGTTCCTGCTTTTCTTATTTTTCCAATTATATTTCCACTCATCTTATTTCTTGCAGTAGCTGTTTATTTTAAAGAAATAAGATGTGCAGATGAAGCAGTAAGGAAAAGACGTGAGGATATAGAATTTGAGCTACCAAGATTTGTTTCTACACTAACACAGGAATTAAAAGCAAGTCGAAATGTATTATCTATCCTTGAAACATATAAACAAAATGCAGGAAAAAGCTTTAAAAATGAGTTAGAGATAACCGTTGCGGATATGAAATCAGGGAGTTATGAATCTGCTCTTACGAGATTAGAAGCAAGGCTTGGAAGCTCTCAGCTTTCAGATGTTGTAAGAGGTTTGATTGGTGTTATTCGTGGGGATGATGGTGTAGTCTATTTTCAAATGTTATCCCATGATTTAAAGCAGTTGGAGCTACAAAGATTAAAGACTATTGCTATGAAAAGACCGAGTAAAATCCGTAAATATTCCTTTGCAATGCTATTTTGTTTCTTGTTGATGTATTTATCAGTCATGTTTGTTGAGATTGTTAAAACTCTTGGGAAGATGTTCTAG
- a CDS encoding CpaF/VirB11 family protein — MMNNILLDSPQNIREFSDILHEVQEYISGKYALLISDDSERQKEQIKSYITKYLMDYSLAVEDLTLDELVEKLYSEMAEYSFLTKYLFRNDIEEININSWQDIKVTYSNGEILPIKEHFNSPKHAVDVMRRLLHKSGMILDHSQPIVVGHLSEKIRITVLGQGVIDPNMGVAVSIRIVNPKKLVKEDFIKHHTANEEMLEFLSLAHRYGESMCLTGATSSGKTTLMSWILSTLPDNKRIYTIENGTREFNLVKRNEKGEVINNIIHTVTRHSDDPKQNITMVKLLETGLTVNPDYICVAEMKSEEAFFAQEAARTGHGVTTTIHASSCIATYYRMVTLCKQRYDMDERTLYNLVTEAFPIVAFCKKLEDNSRHIMEITECEIKDDGTRNIRTLYKFNVTDNSMVDGKLKIIGEYEKVNDMSKSLQKRLLENGMPRNILQTFIGWSQKKSAARPCSLGGESNE, encoded by the coding sequence ATGATGAATAACATATTACTAGATTCTCCACAAAACATTAGAGAGTTTTCAGATATTCTTCATGAAGTACAAGAATACATTTCAGGAAAATATGCTTTACTAATATCAGATGATAGCGAAAGACAGAAGGAACAAATAAAGTCGTATATTACAAAATATTTAATGGATTATTCTCTAGCAGTTGAGGACTTAACTCTTGATGAATTAGTGGAAAAATTATATTCAGAAATGGCAGAGTACTCATTTTTGACAAAATATCTATTTAGAAATGATATAGAGGAAATCAATATTAATTCATGGCAGGATATAAAAGTAACCTATTCAAATGGTGAGATATTACCAATAAAGGAGCATTTCAATTCACCAAAACACGCTGTTGATGTGATGAGAAGATTGCTTCATAAAAGTGGTATGATATTAGATCATTCACAGCCTATTGTAGTTGGACATTTATCAGAAAAGATTCGTATTACAGTACTAGGGCAAGGTGTAATTGATCCTAACATGGGTGTTGCAGTTTCAATCAGGATAGTAAATCCTAAGAAACTTGTAAAAGAGGATTTTATAAAACATCATACTGCAAATGAAGAAATGCTTGAGTTCTTAAGTTTAGCCCATAGATATGGCGAAAGTATGTGCTTAACAGGAGCTACATCAAGTGGTAAAACAACTTTAATGAGCTGGATTTTATCAACGCTTCCAGATAACAAAAGAATTTATACTATTGAAAATGGAACAAGAGAATTTAATCTTGTGAAAAGAAATGAAAAGGGTGAAGTTATCAACAATATTATCCACACAGTTACAAGACATAGTGATGATCCAAAGCAGAATATTACCATGGTAAAGCTTCTTGAAACAGGATTAACAGTTAATCCTGATTATATATGTGTTGCAGAAATGAAATCAGAGGAGGCGTTCTTTGCTCAAGAAGCAGCGAGAACAGGTCATGGAGTAACCACTACAATTCATGCTAGTTCATGTATTGCTACCTATTATCGTATGGTAACTTTATGTAAGCAGCGTTATGATATGGATGAAAGAACACTATATAATCTTGTGACAGAAGCATTTCCAATAGTAGCATTTTGTAAGAAATTAGAGGACAATTCACGTCATATCATGGAAATAACGGAATGTGAAATTAAAGATGATGGCACAAGAAATATTAGAACCCTTTATAAATTCAATGTAACGGACAATAGTATGGTTGATGGAAAACTAAAAATAATAGGGGAATATGAAAAAGTAAATGATATGTCGAAGTCACTGCAAAAGAGGTTACTTGAAAATGGGATGCCTAGAAACATCCTTCAAACGTTCATAGGCTGGTCGCAGAAAAAATCTGCTGCTCGCCCATGCAGCCTGGGTGGTGAATCAAATGAATAG
- a CDS encoding AAA family ATPase, whose translation MQKNKIIAVWGNHNSGKTTLAAKIANELSKKKKNVILVLCDNITPTVSTILPLTDAKNQSLGELLSSIQITQESILQKCITLGKNDYLSVIGYLHGENERTYAKYSKERVVDLFILLKHLADYIIIDCSSLVSYDILSRTALELADQVIRLISPDLKAISFYDSCLPQFAERKYNLQNHMKVLSNVKYTMPTDSVANRFGGVPLEIPFIEEIEKQYLEGRLFESLADKKSQDYVKAINEIIAIIEGAKELPEKVKEKRQFNNPLKGFKWMRGAK comes from the coding sequence ATTATCAAAGAAAAAGAAGAATGTCATCCTTGTGCTTTGTGATAATATAACACCTACAGTAAGTACAATTCTGCCATTGACAGATGCCAAAAATCAATCATTAGGAGAGTTACTTTCTTCAATTCAGATTACACAAGAAAGTATACTACAAAAATGCATTACCTTAGGGAAAAATGATTATTTAAGTGTTATAGGATATTTGCATGGTGAAAATGAAAGAACTTATGCAAAGTACAGCAAAGAAAGGGTGGTAGATTTATTTATACTTTTGAAGCATTTGGCAGATTACATTATTATTGATTGCAGCAGTTTAGTATCTTACGACATATTATCAAGGACAGCTCTTGAATTAGCAGATCAGGTCATTCGTCTTATAAGTCCTGATTTAAAGGCGATTAGCTTTTATGATTCTTGCTTGCCACAATTTGCTGAAAGAAAGTATAATCTTCAAAATCATATGAAGGTGCTTTCAAATGTTAAATATACTATGCCAACAGATAGTGTGGCAAATAGGTTTGGCGGTGTACCTTTAGAAATTCCTTTTATAGAAGAAATCGAAAAACAGTATTTAGAAGGACGATTATTTGAGAGTTTAGCAGATAAAAAAAGCCAAGACTATGTTAAAGCAATTAATGAGATTATAGCTATCATAGAAGGTGCAAAGGAATTGCCAGAGAAAGTAAAAGAAAAAAGGCAATTTAATAATCCATTAAAAGGATTTAAATGGATGCGAGGTGCTAAATGA